A genomic window from Scatophagus argus isolate fScaArg1 chromosome 17, fScaArg1.pri, whole genome shotgun sequence includes:
- the LOC124074869 gene encoding interleukin-6-like has translation MPSKLNAYSLCAVMLAALLQCASGAPFENSPTDSPAGDPSGDDGEIEASTDQLRNNLQRAIDITKALQTEFKDEFQGQVDYESLKSYQVSSLPEGNPRCNFNKEPCLHRLVRGLLTYTALLKYVEKEYPGSTIPSLATRSSCLITEIAKKMRAPGQVIALTSSQDEQQLSHFDSLDSFHRKMTAHAILYHFHYFLVDISRLIEKAEKPR, from the exons ATGCCCTCTAAACTCA ACGCGTATTCGCTCTGTGCGGTGATGCTGGCCGCTCTGCTGCAGTGCGCTTCCGGGGCTCCGTTTGAAAACTCGCCCACCGACAGTCCTGCAGGTGACCCCTCAGGTGACGACGGGGAGATTGAGGCGTCCACTGACCAACTGAGAAATAACTTGCAGCGGGCCATTGACATTACCAAAGCACTCCAAACGGAG TTTAAAGATGAATTCCAAGGTCAGGTGGATTACGAATCTCTGAAGTCTTACCAAGTCTCCTCACTTCCAGAAGGCAATCCTCGCTGCAACTTCAACAAG GAGCCTTGTCTCCACAGGCTGGTCCGGGGCCTGCTTACTTACACGGCTCTTCTCAAGTATGTGGAGAAGGAGTACCCCGGCAGCACGATCCCGTCACTGGCAACACGCAGCAGCTGCCTGATCACAGAGATCGCAAAAAAG ATGAGGGCCCCTGGACAGGTGATCGCGCTGACGAGCAGCCAGGACGAGCAGCAGCTGAGCCACTTCGACAGCCTTGACAGTTTCCACAGGAAGATGACCGCGCACGCCATCCTGTACCACTTCCACTACTTTCTCGTTGATATCAGTAGATTAATCGAGAAAGCGGAGAAGCCCAGATGA
- the tomm7 gene encoding mitochondrial import receptor subunit TOM7 homolog: MAKLSKETKQRLQQLFQCGQFVIRWGFIPTVLYLGFKRGADPGMPEPTVLSLLWG, encoded by the exons ATGGCTAAACTGAGCAAAGAGACCAAACAgcggctgcagcagctgttccAGTGCGGCCAGTTTGTCATCCGATGGGGTTTTATACCAACTGTGCTGTACCTCG GTTTCAAACGAGGAGCAGATCCAGGAATGCCTGAACCCACAGTTTTGAG tTTGCTATGGGGCTAA